The Camelina sativa cultivar DH55 chromosome 16, Cs, whole genome shotgun sequence sequence GGGCCAGTACTTAATATGGGTGATATTACTGTTGGGGCAGCTACGTGGATGCAAAAGTTGTATTCAGAAAGAAAGGAGTGCTTTATTGGAGCTCAAGAAATTTCTGGTCTCGAGGAGTGCAGAAGGGTACTCTGATTATGTTCTCACTAGTTGGACTAATGATACAAAGAGCGATTGCTGCCAGTGGGAGGGTATTGAATGCAATCGTACAAGCACTCGGGTTATCGGGCTTTCCGTGGGTTTTATGGTCTTTCAAGAGTATTCCTTCCTAAACCTTTCTTTGCTGCATCCATTTGAAGAGGTTCGGAGTCTGGACTTATCATCAGGGAACCAATACAGCGAGAACGAGTTCTTTAACCAATTTAATGGCTTCTTTGATGATGTTCAAGGTATACCAGTATATCATGGTTTCTATTTAGCCTTTAGTGTCTATTTCGAAACATTTTTCCTATGATGTTATCTTTGGTGTCTATttggaaacattttttttgtaatatttccCTTCTAATTTTTTGGATACTTTGTTAAccggatcttttttttttttcaattgcagGATATCAAAGCTTAAGGACACTAAAAAACCTGGAAATTTTGAATCTCTCTTCAAATAGATTCAACAACAGCATCTTTCCATATTTGAATGCCGCTACCTCACTTACAACTCTTTTTCTCCGTTCAAACATCATGAAAGGCCCTTTTCCTTATCAAGGTGTGTGTTTGGTGAGatcgttttgtttttattttaggaaatttgttcaAAACTATccttatattttgttggattaTCCTTTCAGAAATAAAGGACTTGACAAACTTGAAACTGTTGGATCTGAGTCTAAACTATTTTAACGGTTCCATTCCAGGTAACGATCTACTTTTATTGTACGTTATAAGAGCAATACCACTCTGCTGCACAACAAAACATAGTCTGCAACCAAGTCAAGTTGACTGCTGGTCTCACATTAGCATTGGGCTTTGCTGTTTGGTTGTTGGGCTTGATGTCACTTGAAGCCTTGTCCAAAACAGAACTTGACTTGGTTGCAGACTCTGTTTTGCTGTGCAGCAGAGTGGTTGGTATTGCTCTTACGTTATTGTCATTGATCCCATGAGTATAAATTTTAACTTATTTAACTCCGTAAAtaattgttaaattaatttatgcAATGTCAAAGATCATCTTATCCATAttacatctctttgttttgtggGCAGACTTAACTCATCTGAAAAAGTTGAAAGCTCTAGATCTAGGttggaataaattttctagCTCGGGATTGCAAGGCAAGCTAagcttatttattttcttggacttttttttttgttatatatataattaatgaatgGAGATGATATTGAGTTAGACAATGATCattttttgtaagtaaaattTTTGGCCTTTAATAATTTCAGAACTAAGCAATTTGACTAACTTGGAAGTCTTGGGTCTTGGTGACAATGATTTGGACGGACCTACGCCTATAGAAGGTGACATTTGTTTACCCTTTTTTAAGATTATGTACGAGAAGTGTCTATTGACTTCTCTAGAGGAATACAACTATTCTTATTattctctatatttttaatccagtgatttgtaaaatgaagaaTTTGCGGGAGCTCTATCTCAGTGGAAATCATTTTGTAGGCCAGCTTCCTCTTTGTTTAGGTAGCTTGAACAAGCTACAAGTTCTTGACCTCTCATCCAACCACTTTAGTGGGAATCTACCATCTAATTTTAGTAGCCTTGAGGTCCTCGAATATCTATCGTTGTTAGAAAACGACTTTACAGGCTTGTTCTCACTCAATCCACTTGCCAATTTTACAAAGCTAGAGGTGTTGAAACTTTCGTCAACATCTGATATGGTACAAGTAAAGACAGAAGGTAGTTGGAAGCCAAAATTCCAACTGAGTGTTGTTGTACTCCGATCTTGCAACTTGGAGAAAATACCTTCCTTTCTCGTGTACCAGAAAAACTTGCGTCTAGTTGATCTATCTAGTAACAGATTATCCGGAGACATTCCTGCTTGGCTGTTTGTGAATAATGCAAAACTCAAAGTCTTACAGTTGCAGGATAATTCGTTCACTACCTTACAGATGCCTACAGTAATGCATGGCTTGAAGCTCTTGGATTTCTCAGCAAATGATATAAGGTTATTTCCTGATAATATCAGCCGTGCGCTTCCGAATATGATACATATGAATGGCTCAAAAAATGGGTTTCGAGGGCATTTTCCATCGTCTTTGGGTGATTTGAAGAAGATTAAATTCATAGACCTTTCTTATAATAACTTCTCTGGAAAGCTACCGAGGAGCTTTCTTATGAGTTGCTTTTCACTTGAATACTTGAAACTCTCTCACAACAAATTCGGTGGCCAGTTTCTTCCTAAAGGAACAAACTTCACTTCCATGGAGGTGTTGAGAATGGACAACAACAATTTTACAGGGAAGATTGGAGTTGGTTTGCTTAGCTCCAACAATACATTGCGAGCTCTTGACGTGTCTAACAATTGTCTCATAGGTATTATACCAAGTTGGATATCAGCAATATCTTATTTGGATATATTATCGGTATCAAACAATTTCTTACAAGGCACAATACCACCTTCTTTGATGAACATTTCGTTTCTGGACATGTCTGGAAACCTATTGTCGGGAGCCTTACCGTCATATTCTCCTAGCTCAAAATTGTTCctacacaacaacaacttcacagGGGTAATTCCGGACACATTGTTGAATGATCGTGTCACAATACTTGATTTGCGGAACAACAAGATCTCTGGAAGTATCCCGCAGTTTGTCAATACCGAGAGCATAAGAATTCTTTTGTTGAGTGGGAATAAGTTAACAGGATCTATTCCAAGACAGATGTGTGATTTGAGCAACATTGAAATTTTAGATCTTTCAGATAACAAGCTCAAAGGCTTCATACCTTCATGCCTCAACAATTTATCTTTTGGAAGAAGAGAGGAATCTAGTTACAATTATCTATCTGCAACCACAGAGATCCTTCAATTGGAATTTTACAAATCCACATTCATGGTGGATGAGCTTGAGGTATACTACTTTACTTTTCAGGAGATTGAGATCAAATTTGCTATGAAGCAAAGGTATGATTCTTATTTTGGCGGTTCTGGGTTCGCTAAAGGAATACTTGATTATTTGAATGGGATGGATTTGTCAAGCAACAAATTAAGTGGTGTTATCCCAGTAGAACTTGGAGATCTCTCAGAACTACATGCGTTGAACCTATCTCACAATTTCTTGTCGAGTTCTATACCTTCAAGCTTCTCCAAACTGAAAGATATTGAGAGCCTTGATCTTTCTCATAACATGTTACAAGGAAGCATTCCTCAACAACTTACCAGCCTTGATTTCCTTGGTGTCTTGGATGTATCTTACAACAATTTATCAGGGATCATTCCCCAAGGAAGGCATTTTGACACTTTCGACGAGAGCAGCTACTTAGGCAATCCTTTTCTTTGTGGACCACCGACCGACAGAAGTTGTGATGCTAAGAAGAGCTCAGAGGAAGAAGGCAAtggaagagaagatgaagacgatgaagcTGCTTTTGACATGGTGGTGTTCTATTATAGTACTGCTTCAACGTATGTAACCGCGTTGATAGGAGTTCTTGCGCTTATGTGCTTCGATTGTCCTTGGCGTCGAGCATGGCTCCTCATAGTTGATGCGTCCATTGCCTCAGCGAAAAgtatgttttcttaaaatcattTCATCAGTTGTGACGTACCATATTCTGTTTTTATAACTACATACATATGTGCTTTGTATTTTTACCTTAATTACTTGGTTATTAATAAAAGTCTCTACACTATGGAAGAGCGAAAGGAGTTAACGAAAAGGTATAACCATTTTCTATTTGCTTTCTCTTTGCTCCAGTCTCTAATAAGTGAACTTTAAACACTCTTTAAAATCAGGAATTTAAAGGTTAAAACTTTATTTAGTGAATTATGGGGAGAAGTCTTCCCCAATTCAACAAAACTGTTTTCTACTCTGTTTTCTACAAACTTTtactaaatttgattttaacttATATCGTGTAATATGTTCTCCTTCGATCACATTGGCTCCATCAATTCCAGATTCCTTTAATCATTTTCCAAATCTTAAATCACACAGAAGAAAATCGTAGAACTTACTGGAAACcacttcttgaattttttttttttttttttttcattgacaTTGTAAAAAGAAGTGGTGATGTATTCATTATTCAACTTATGTGGAAGTTAATTAATAAGAAATTGTAAGTCTCGTCATTTGTTATTGCGACTGAAGAACGAGTATGTTTTCCACATGAGCTGgttagatatattttgttattcagCCTTTGTTTTGAATTCATCTGCGTACATACTGCATTTTCAATGGAGAGtttgaattcttttttcttttgccgGCCCAACCCAATGAAAGGGAAGGCGACAAGGTGTTCAAAATTCATCTGACTATTGC is a genomic window containing:
- the LOC104752177 gene encoding receptor-like protein 12 isoform X1, whose translation is MDGKLFWGQYLIWVILLLGQLRGCKSCIQKERSALLELKKFLVSRSAEGYSDYVLTSWTNDTKSDCCQWEGIECNRTSTRVIGLSVGFMVFQEYSFLNLSLLHPFEEVRSLDLSSGNQYSENEFFNQFNGFFDDVQGYQSLRTLKNLEILNLSSNRFNNSIFPYLNAATSLTTLFLRSNIMKGPFPYQEIKDLTNLKLLDLSLNYFNGSIPDLTHLKKLKALDLGWNKFSSSGLQELSNLTNLEVLGLGDNDLDGPTPIEVICKMKNLRELYLSGNHFVGQLPLCLGSLNKLQVLDLSSNHFSGNLPSNFSSLEVLEYLSLLENDFTGLFSLNPLANFTKLEVLKLSSTSDMVQVKTEGSWKPKFQLSVVVLRSCNLEKIPSFLVYQKNLRLVDLSSNRLSGDIPAWLFVNNAKLKVLQLQDNSFTTLQMPTVMHGLKLLDFSANDIRLFPDNISRALPNMIHMNGSKNGFRGHFPSSLGDLKKIKFIDLSYNNFSGKLPRSFLMSCFSLEYLKLSHNKFGGQFLPKGTNFTSMEVLRMDNNNFTGKIGVGLLSSNNTLRALDVSNNCLIGIIPSWISAISYLDILSVSNNFLQGTIPPSLMNISFLDMSGNLLSGALPSYSPSSKLFLHNNNFTGVIPDTLLNDRVTILDLRNNKISGSIPQFVNTESIRILLLSGNKLTGSIPRQMCDLSNIEILDLSDNKLKGFIPSCLNNLSFGRREESSYNYLSATTEILQLEFYKSTFMVDELEVYYFTFQEIEIKFAMKQRYDSYFGGSGFAKGILDYLNGMDLSSNKLSGVIPVELGDLSELHALNLSHNFLSSSIPSSFSKLKDIESLDLSHNMLQGSIPQQLTSLDFLGVLDVSYNNLSGIIPQGRHFDTFDESSYLGNPFLCGPPTDRSCDAKKSSEEEGNGREDEDDEAAFDMVVFYYSTASTYVTALIGVLALMCFDCPWRRAWLLIVDASIASAKSMFS
- the LOC104752177 gene encoding LRR receptor-like serine/threonine-protein kinase GSO1 isoform X2 yields the protein MDGKLFWGQYLIWVILLLGQLRGCKSCIQKERSALLELKKFLVSRSAEGYSDYVLTSWTNDTKSDCCQWEGIECNRTSTRVIGLSVGFMVFQEYSFLNLSLLHPFEEVRSLDLSSGNQYSENEFFNQFNGFFDDVQGYQSLRTLKNLEILNLSSNRFNNSIFPYLNAATSLTTLFLRSNIMKGPFPYQDLTHLKKLKALDLGWNKFSSSGLQELSNLTNLEVLGLGDNDLDGPTPIEVICKMKNLRELYLSGNHFVGQLPLCLGSLNKLQVLDLSSNHFSGNLPSNFSSLEVLEYLSLLENDFTGLFSLNPLANFTKLEVLKLSSTSDMVQVKTEGSWKPKFQLSVVVLRSCNLEKIPSFLVYQKNLRLVDLSSNRLSGDIPAWLFVNNAKLKVLQLQDNSFTTLQMPTVMHGLKLLDFSANDIRLFPDNISRALPNMIHMNGSKNGFRGHFPSSLGDLKKIKFIDLSYNNFSGKLPRSFLMSCFSLEYLKLSHNKFGGQFLPKGTNFTSMEVLRMDNNNFTGKIGVGLLSSNNTLRALDVSNNCLIGIIPSWISAISYLDILSVSNNFLQGTIPPSLMNISFLDMSGNLLSGALPSYSPSSKLFLHNNNFTGVIPDTLLNDRVTILDLRNNKISGSIPQFVNTESIRILLLSGNKLTGSIPRQMCDLSNIEILDLSDNKLKGFIPSCLNNLSFGRREESSYNYLSATTEILQLEFYKSTFMVDELEVYYFTFQEIEIKFAMKQRYDSYFGGSGFAKGILDYLNGMDLSSNKLSGVIPVELGDLSELHALNLSHNFLSSSIPSSFSKLKDIESLDLSHNMLQGSIPQQLTSLDFLGVLDVSYNNLSGIIPQGRHFDTFDESSYLGNPFLCGPPTDRSCDAKKSSEEEGNGREDEDDEAAFDMVVFYYSTASTYVTALIGVLALMCFDCPWRRAWLLIVDASIASAKSMFS